The Miscanthus floridulus cultivar M001 chromosome 7, ASM1932011v1, whole genome shotgun sequence genome includes a region encoding these proteins:
- the LOC136462590 gene encoding uncharacterized protein, protein MAEEAVSMEAPPLHKPSSLREAALDDETRALVAPDAADLPASPPSAVEANFARYFIADFLNPGYDQYVYRHPNGLCVVGLAPTHVVFKEEGVITSVDFNVGKSDRSEMKVTGKRKRNAQHLQENSALCKVCVNDKSFIVRCCVKGSLLEINERLIKQPDLLNTAADREGYIAIFQPKSADWLKIKDKFLSYEDYNNLRGVC, encoded by the exons ATGGCGGAGGAAGCTGTATCCATGGAGGCGCCGCCACTCCACAAACCCTCCTCCCTGCGGGAAGCCGCCCTCGACGACGAGACCCGGGCCCTCGTCGCCCCCGACGCCGCCGACCTCCCGGCGTCTCCCCCATCCGCCGTCGAGGCCAATTTCGCGCGCTACTTCATCgcag ATTTTCTGAATCCAGGGTATGATCAGTACGTGTATCGCCATCCAAACGG ATTGTGTGTGGTTGGTTTAGCTCCAACCCATGTTGTGTTTAAAGAGGAAGGAGTAATAACCTCTGTTGACTTCAATGTCGGCAAGTCAGATCGCAGTGAGATGAAAGTCACAGGAAAACGCAAAAGG AATGCACAACACTTGCAAGAAAATTCAGCATTGTGCAAAGTTTGTGTAAATGATAAATCTTTTATTGTGAG ATGCTGCGTGAAAGGTTCCCTTTTGGAGATCAATGAAAGATTGATCAAACAACCAGATCTTCTTAATACCGCT GCTGACAGGGAAGGATATATAGCAATCTTCCAGCCGAAATCAGCTGACTGGCTCAAAATTAAGGATAAATTTCTTAGTTATGAGGACTACAATAACTTGAGAGGAGTATGCTGA